A genomic segment from Alteribacillus bidgolensis encodes:
- a CDS encoding amidohydrolase — protein sequence MNTADIILRGNTIFTGWEDEPMSGFLAIKDEKIIAVEKDGNGDQYIGTSTKVYDFEDQLIMPGFHDAHLHLMLGSLFTDFSIDLSTAASSEEVGQKVKEFARKIENGEWIIGNGWDEGSWDNVSDPPHRNILDKYIPDTPVLLIHAEGHYAWVNSKALEMANLTPETPNPPYGDIQKDENGELTGVLLETAVSLVSDKALVFPRERQYELMESFLQHAAKSGVTSVNDLYASRALSSLEDYEFYKEFENKKNLTVRVHLYPALDGNFDRVKNLRESYNSPKLKFTGLKQFIDGVVTGYTAFMLDPYKDRPETKGETAFPPAQIKEWVIEADKEEFQIRFHSIGDGAVRLGLDAFEKAQSINGQRDSRHALEHIEVIHPDDIKRFKTLGVIPSIQPSHLALMPSENHTLRVGDEKDRYAYTCKSLYEGAGNLAFGTDFPISPLDPMKEIYYAVNRKDYTDTRIWNEQERIPIAAALKAYTSGSAHSVFRDHELGTLEPGKLADIIVLDKDLFSIPPEKIRETKVLMTIMDGDIVFEEK from the coding sequence ATGAATACTGCTGATATTATTCTTCGGGGTAATACGATATTCACAGGGTGGGAAGATGAGCCGATGTCTGGCTTTCTTGCGATAAAAGATGAAAAAATTATAGCGGTAGAAAAAGACGGTAATGGAGACCAATATATAGGGACATCGACAAAAGTTTATGATTTTGAAGATCAATTGATCATGCCTGGTTTTCACGATGCACATTTACATTTGATGCTTGGAAGTTTATTTACTGATTTTTCGATTGATTTATCGACTGCTGCTTCTTCAGAGGAAGTTGGACAAAAGGTAAAAGAATTTGCACGTAAGATAGAGAATGGCGAATGGATCATTGGAAATGGATGGGATGAAGGAAGTTGGGATAACGTGAGTGACCCTCCACATAGGAATATACTCGATAAGTATATTCCTGATACTCCCGTGCTGTTAATTCACGCTGAGGGACACTATGCCTGGGTAAACAGTAAGGCACTGGAAATGGCAAATCTTACCCCAGAAACTCCGAACCCTCCCTATGGAGATATTCAAAAAGATGAAAATGGAGAGCTAACAGGAGTACTGCTTGAAACAGCTGTATCATTAGTATCTGATAAAGCATTGGTGTTTCCAAGAGAACGGCAATATGAATTGATGGAAAGTTTTCTACAACACGCAGCAAAAAGTGGTGTAACATCTGTCAATGATTTATACGCAAGCAGAGCGCTTTCCAGTTTAGAAGATTATGAGTTTTATAAGGAATTTGAGAATAAAAAGAATTTGACTGTTCGAGTTCACCTATATCCGGCACTGGACGGGAATTTTGACCGTGTGAAAAATCTTAGAGAGAGTTACAATTCACCAAAATTGAAGTTTACAGGATTAAAGCAGTTTATAGATGGAGTGGTAACGGGCTATACTGCATTCATGTTGGATCCATATAAAGATCGTCCAGAAACAAAAGGGGAGACAGCTTTTCCACCAGCACAAATAAAAGAATGGGTCATTGAGGCTGATAAAGAAGAGTTTCAGATTCGTTTTCACTCAATCGGAGATGGGGCTGTTCGATTAGGTTTAGATGCTTTTGAAAAAGCTCAGAGTATTAATGGGCAAAGGGATTCTAGGCATGCGTTGGAACATATTGAAGTCATACATCCGGATGATATAAAACGATTTAAAACTTTGGGAGTAATTCCGTCCATCCAGCCGTCCCACTTAGCTCTTATGCCAAGTGAAAATCACACGCTAAGGGTTGGAGACGAAAAAGACAGATACGCTTATACCTGTAAATCATTATACGAAGGGGCAGGAAATCTTGCATTTGGAACTGATTTTCCAATATCTCCATTGGATCCAATGAAAGAAATATATTATGCAGTAAACAGGAAAGATTATACAGATACAAGAATTTGGAATGAGCAAGAACGAATTCCGATTGCTGCTGCTTTAAAAGCGTATACTTCAGGTTCAGCCCATAGTGTTTTTAGAGATCATGAGCTTGGGACATTAGAGCCTGGGAAGCTAGCCGATATTATTGTTTTAGATAAAGATTTATTTTCAATTCCTCCGGAAAAGATTAGGGAAACGAAGGTCTTGATGACAATTATGGATGGAGATATTGTCTTCGAAGAGAAATAA
- a CDS encoding protein-L-isoaspartate(D-aspartate) O-methyltransferase, producing the protein MKNQEQEIIKYFRKMDRSFYMDKDKDMAHMDQAVAIGHGQTISQPSLVLEMTLTLNIQPDSKVLEIGTGSGFQTDLLASFSKSVFTVERITPLHFRAKEKLREAGLSNISFKLGDGSQGWEENAPYDRIMVTAAAADVPSELVSQMAAGGKMVIPVGTEWEQKLLLIEKDEQGETCPTFIKNVMFVSLKRDSN; encoded by the coding sequence TTGAAAAACCAAGAACAGGAGATTATTAAATATTTTCGAAAAATGGACCGAAGCTTTTATATGGATAAAGACAAAGATATGGCACATATGGATCAAGCAGTAGCTATTGGTCATGGTCAAACGATTTCCCAGCCTTCCCTCGTATTAGAAATGACGTTAACCTTAAATATTCAACCTGATTCAAAAGTGTTAGAAATTGGAACAGGATCTGGTTTTCAAACGGATTTACTAGCTTCCTTTTCAAAGTCTGTATTTACAGTAGAGCGTATTACACCTTTACACTTTCGGGCAAAAGAGAAATTAAGAGAAGCGGGTTTATCTAATATTTCTTTTAAACTCGGAGATGGTAGTCAAGGGTGGGAAGAGAATGCGCCATATGACAGGATTATGGTTACTGCGGCCGCAGCCGACGTCCCTTCCGAATTAGTATCTCAAATGGCAGCAGGCGGCAAAATGGTAATACCAGTTGGAACCGAATGGGAACAAAAGCTATTGCTAATAGAAAAAGATGAACAGGGAGAAACCTGCCCCACTTTTATAAAAAACGTAATGTTTGTGAGCTTGAAAAGGGATAGTAATTAG